One region of Malania oleifera isolate guangnan ecotype guangnan chromosome 6, ASM2987363v1, whole genome shotgun sequence genomic DNA includes:
- the LOC131157223 gene encoding uncharacterized protein LOC131157223: MPSIHATLKRAIFLNGYIYNRVGVVNLMRQFTGGKELLRPTVTRFATAFITLRLIYLQKNNLRKMFTSEDWNTTKWAKEAVGKRAATIVLMPTFWSTIVYALKLTGPLVCVLRLVDGEKKLAMGYIYEAMDRAKEAIAKAFGEREDKFKEAFEIIEPRWGCQLHQPLHAAAHYLNLEFFYSNPNILQDEEIMTGLYKCIARLLPTIEMQDKVLNELEKYNAASGVFGISLAVRQRKTKAPAQWWMAYGSTTPNLQKFAVKILSLTCSATGCERNWSIFQHLHG; encoded by the exons atgccttcaattcatgcgactttgaaaagggcaatttttttgaatggctatatctATAACCGTGTTGGCGTTGTGAACTTGATGAGACAGTTCACTGGAGGAAAGGAGTTACTAAGACCtacagttacaagatttgcaactgccttcatcacCCTTCGTTTAATCTAccttcaaaagaacaacttgaggaagatgtttacttctgaagattggaatactactaaatgggcaaaggaggcggttggcaaaagagcagctactattgttttgatgcctactttttggagtaccatcgtctatgctcttaagttaacaggtccacttgtttgtgtactccgtttggttgatggggaaaagaaacttgcaatgggatacatttatgaagcaatggatagggctaaggaagccatagctaaggcttttggtgagagagaggataaattcaaggaggcatttgaaattattgaaccgaggtggggatgccaactccatcaaccgttgcatgcagctgcacactacttgaatctagaatttttctattcaaaccccaacattttgcaagatgaagaaattatgacgggtttgtacaaatgtattgCAAGGTTACTGCCAACCattgaaatgcaagataaagttttaaatgagttggaaaaatacaatgctgctagtggcgtctttggaattagtttggcagtgagacaaaggaagacaaaagcaccag cgcaatggtggatggcatatggatcaacaactccaaacttgcaaaagtttgctgtgaaaattcttagcctcacgtgtagtgctaccggctgcgaaagaaattggagcatattccaacat cttcatggctaa